GAAGGCTTAAGAATGGTTGGCTATTACCACACATTAGATCTCTTGCATAACCAATAAGCAATCTAAAATTTTAAAGTATTTTAATCCATGAGATATGATTGTTTAAGCGATATAGCTGGAAATGCTTTTGTTAAGATAGGAATCTATAAATGAAAGCTTTAAAATAAGGGGTTATGCAAGAAATCTATTAATAGATCAATAGCTGCATATTTTTTTTCAGGCCAAGAATGAATACTCTTATGGGATTCTGCTAAAAGAGCAATACCGCTAATGCCGCCGCTTGGTTCAAACCGATGTAGATGTAAAAGAGTCGCTTCACAAGCAGTAATACACTCATGTAGGGCATTTTTCATAATTTCGAGGTTATCTTAGATGATCTGCTTCCCAAAAATCTATAATCAGGCGCATCCCTGCATAACGCATACCGTTTTTTTCAATAAAGTGATCTTTATTTGATGAAGATGATTCCTGAAAAGATGACATTCATAAATCCTTATAGGTTAAAATAAGCTAAAAAGTAGATTTTCTTTTTAAAAAAAAATTTATCAACTCTATTTTTTAAATAGGTCTTTTTTGACAAGGAATAGTCAAATATTTGGAATTAGCTACAAATAAAAGGCTTAAATTCAAAAAATAGCTAAAATAAGAGGTGGGTTAGCACCTCTTATTTTTAAGATTTTTTGCCAATTGAAGAGATAACAGCTTCTGTATCTTGTACTTCTGTTAAGAAATGTTGTAGAATTTTTAAAATATATTTAGGTGTATTATACACCCCAGATGTAGTATATACTATTTCTAAATGTGGTTTATTGTGAGGTAAAAGAGCTATAAATGTTGTTGTAGTGGGTATTTCATTTACAATTTGTGGAACAATCCAAATGGCAAATTGCTCGTTAAATAACGTTACTTTATCAGGGGTCTCGATAATGTGGAAATATTGATCAAGCTCTGCATCTTCATATGTATAATCTAAATCACTGTGATTGAGCAACCCAAGGCTATTTAATAGCTTGAGATCCACATGAGTAATTCCATCAGGGAGCCACTTAGGCAAATTTTTAATAAATTCCTCATAGGCTTCTTCTAGCGATAGCGGGTCAATCATACCTTCTCCTTACCGTCAACTTAGCTTAGCTTTAAAACTAGCCTTGTGTCAAGTTTTTATTTTATATTTATTTAGTTGTATTATCTCATGTTAGAACTTCTATTTATGAGGGTGTCATAAAATCCTCATCTTGCGTAGTTAGCTACTTTTTTTAAAGAGATTGCGAAGATTTTTTTGTGACTTGTTTGAATTTAGCAATAGAAAATGCTTTATAAATATTAGTAAAACTAATTGACTTTCAATTAGATCAAGCTAAAATTTAAGAGATCGTTTAAAGTAAAAAGAGAGAAATAATATTTTTATATGATGCGATTTATATTTCTTTTTATATTAATCAGCCGATTAGCTAATACTGCTCTGCAAGTTGATATTTCCGCAAAAGCTGCTGTTTTAATGAATGCAGAAACAGGAGCTATTCTTTACGAAAAAAATGCTGATTTGCCTTTATATCCGGCTAGTATCACCAAAGTTATTACAGCCTTATACGCTTTAGAAAAACGGGGCGATCGATTAGATCAAATGGTTGAGATTTCAAAAGAAGCGGTTAGTAGTGTTTCTCCTCAAGCGAGAAGAGATAAATTAGGAGCTCATCCACCCTATCGTCTTGAATTTGGTGGATCGCTTATGGGATTAAAAGCAGCAGAGCTGGTTTCTGCTAAAGATCTATTCTATGGACTGATGCTTTCTTCGGGGAATGATGCGGCAAACGCACTAGCTGAATGGGTATCTGGAAACATACCGCAGTTTATGGAAGAATTAAATGAATATGTAAAATCTCTGGGATGTAAGCAAACAACTTTAACCACTCCTCATGGATTAACTCATACTCATCATAAAACAACTGCTTATGATATGTGTTTATTGACAAAAAAAGCTCTAGAGCAATTATTTTTTTGTGAGGTGGTTAAAACTATAAATTATTTAAAGCCAGCTAGTAATAAACAACCACAAGCAGAATTACTCCAACATAACTCTTTACTAAAGCCTGGTAAGTTTTATTACCCTAAGGCAATAGGGGTAAAGACAGGATACACTGCAAGCTCAGGGTATACTATAGTAGCAGCAGCAGCAGATCAAAATAGAAAAATGATAGTAGTGCTTATGGGTTGCGATAAGTTAGAACAGAGATATAGAGATACCATTGCTCTTTTTGAAGCAGGATTTAATGAACCAAAAATCAAAAGGACTCTCTTTTCTAAAAATTTTGATGTATTTAGCACCATACAAAAGAAGAGTAAAAGCCCGATTAAAGCCATTTTACACGAAGATGTAGTGATCCATTATTACGCTTCAGAGGAACCATTGATAAAACCGGAATTGGAATGGAAGCCTATTGCTTTTCCTATTCAACCAGGACAGCGATTAGCAACACTGTCTTTATATGATCAAAACAGTCAAGTTTTAGATGTCTATCCTTTATATGCAATGGAAAAAGTAAACTCTACTTTTTATTATCAAATTTTAGACAAATGTCTAAGTTGGAGCACCAACTTAAAGAGGTCAATGTCTTTACTTATGTTGGGATTAGGAATAGCGGTATTATTTTTTAGTTTTGTTTGGGTAAACAGACGCGCTTAAGTTGTGTAAATAAAGAAATAAATTCTTGTAAATTAAGTTCTTCTGGTCTTGCAGTTATAGGAAGGTGCATGGTTTGAAGAACCTGTTCAACGAACTTACTGGAAGCTAGGGGTTTTAAAGACGAGCGTAACATTTTTCTTTTCTGTTGAAAAGCACTACGAGTTAGAAAAAAAAATGCGTCTATATCATCTTTTAGAGCAGGTGGATTTAACCTGCAATGCACAACAGCAGATCTGACTTTTGGTTTAGGGAAGAAACAACTTGGATTAATGGTAAAAAGGAGTTTTGCTTGACAAAAAAAACTTACAAGTAAAGAGAGATGACTATAATGAGGAGTTTTTGAGGAAGCAATCATTCGATCAGCGTATTCTTTTTGTACCATAAAGGTTAAAGCATCAATCTTATCATAATGGGGAAGTAGTGTTAGTAAAATAGGGGTAGTAATGTGATAAGGAAGGTTTGCAACCACTTTGATTTTATTTTTTTTAGAGTCTAAAAATTTTTCTAAATCAAATAATAAAAAGTCTTCTTTTTCTATTGTTAAATTTCCTAAATCTTGCAAACGATGTAATTGCTCTGCAAATACAGAATCTTTTTCAATAGCTGTAACAATAGCCCCTTTTGTTAATAATGCTTCTGTTAGAGCGCCAGGTCCTGGTCCAATTTCTAAGACCACATCACCTGCTTGTATTTGAGCTGCATCTATAATTTTGCGTACGATATTGCCGTCAATGAGAAAATTTTGAGAGAGCGCTTTTTTAGCGTGAATATGAAAGAAGCGCAAAAACTCTTTAAGCACAGAGGGTTTATAAATGCTCATTGATAAGAAAAAGGTTTAAAGTCGGAATTTATATTCAGATCTTGCTCTGAAAAACCGTAACGAACTTTTAATTTTTTCATATAGTTTAATAAATGTAGAGCAATAGATTCCTGAATCAACCCATCTTTAATTTTTTCCGCTAATTTAGGAAACTCTGGTTTATTTATCATATCTTTTTCTTTGAGATAGAAAATACGATGTACAATAGATTGATCTTTATTCACTTGAGAAATAGGGGCGCTAAAATCTCCAGGATTTAATGTTTCTATTACCATCTTATGAGTTTGAGAAATCGATTGATCATCGCTTATGATTTCAGGGGTAAATAAAACAGTAGTGTCGGGGTTTTCTGATTGCAGATCTTTAGAAATATCTTGAAGATCTCTTTTCTCCTTTAGAAGCTCAAAAGCTAACTGTGCTAGTGCCTGAGAGATATTTTCATTCTCAGAATGAATAGTTAGCACTTGATAGCGCCATTTTTGAGATGCAGGATTCTTTTCGCAGTATGCTATATATTTTTCTTTGATGTCATTAGGTCTTACATGCAATGCCTCAGAATATACCTTGAAATACAACGTTTTTTCTGCAATCAGATCCTCAGAGACCATTTTACGTGCTTCTTCATAACTTAATTTTAAGCGATCTAAAGAGATCATTACATTTGGGCCGTATTTGCGTAGTAATTCCTCTCTTACTTCCGCATCAGTTGCTTTAACTCCTATTCGTTCTGCATCTAATAAAATTAATTCTTGGTCGAGCATTTTTTGTAGAGTATCTTTCCATTGTGCATTATAAAATTGATAGCGAGCTAATTTAGAATGTGCGAATTGGGGATAATGGCTATCAAAGATCATATCCATTTTTTTAACTACGTCGAGTACAGAATAAGTCTTGTTGTTAAATTTGGTTAAAATCCGATTATGAATGGTTATTTGTCCCGTTTCTTCAGAGATGATGGGATATTCCGAAAATTCTGCAGTATAGCATGTAGAAGAGAACGATCCTAAAAGGGGTAAAAGGAAGTAGATCAGTGATTTCATCATTTTTTATCCTTAATAAAGAGTCTGGTTTTTATAAGTATATTCTAAAGTTAGCTTATTTTACAAAGACTTGCCCATAGAATCCATCAGGATCCTTTGAGTCCAAAGGCAAAGTGCTAAAAGAAGAAGAAATAGTGTTTAATAAAAAAGTTTTTTTAAAATATTGAGTTTGTTCTTGGTTTTCTAATCGTAATACGCTACAGGTCATGTATACGATATGACCTCCTGGTTTGACAAAACGCAAAGCCTGCTTAAAGATCAGTCTTTGTTCTTCTAGTGTCTTCTGAAACATCTTTGAAGTGAAGCGCCATTTCATATCGGGATTTCTCCGCATTGTACCAGTCCCACTGCAAGGAGCATCAACTAATACCCAGTCAAATTTTTCATATAGAGATTTTTTTTGAGAAGAATCAGGAAGCAACAATTGAGCATTTTGTACGCCGGCTCTTTTTAAACGTTTTTTAGCTTCGATTAGGGTGTGCTTTCTAATATCATGTAAAAACAGCTGTCCTTTTCCTTGCATTTTAGGAGCGATCGCTAAAGATTTTCCGCCGCTTCCTGCACAAAAGTCGAGCACTAACTGCCCTGGTTCAACCGCAACTAGATCTGCAAGACGCTGGCTTGCTTCATCTTGCACCTCAAAATGACCCATTTTGAATTCGGGAAGAGTAAAAAAATTGACTCTTTTGGGTAAAATAATCGCTGTGTGAAACGAGCCACAAGTTGCAGCGAATTCCTTTTCCCATGTTTTTAATAGATTTTTTCGAGAAGTTTTTAACAGGTTAACTCTTACCGTTATAGGGGCTATAGAATTACTAGCTCGACAAAAAAAACGAGCTTTTTCTTCGCCTAAACTCTCTACAATCAAAGAAAAGAGTTCTTTGGGGAAACTTAAGCGTATATGTAAGGGAATCTGTGTATTATCAAAAAAATGATCCGGTTTTATTTGAATAAGTTTTTGGTATCTAGCTTCCCATGAAATAGGCTTATTACATAAATAATCCAACAGACCTTTCCACCTTACCATAGAATAAATATTTTCACATAAGACCTTCCGATCTTTAGAACCTATGGCTTTATGAAAACGAAAATATTCCTTTAGGAAACGATCTAAGGGAAGCATTTGGTTTTCATACTCAGAGAGAATAGCAAGTAGATGATGTTCTCGAAAGATTTTCTTTGTCATTTTTAAATTAAACTAGTTTTTTTGCTAGTATACATGCCATAATTGCACACAAAGAAGGGGTTGCTCCTTAAACGGAGTAGGTTAAACTCTCCAATATAAACGAGATTTTTTCAAATCTCAAAACCGCTCATTAAAGAGCAAAAAAAATGAGGAGCAACCTATGAAGCATTATATTGGATTAGATGTATCAATGAAAAGAACTTTTATCTGTGTATTAAATGAACAAGGTAAGATTGTCCATGAAGGTTCAGAAAAAACAGATCCTGATTTACTAGCAGATTATTTTTCCAAAAGAGATTTTCAAGAAATCGTTGTTGGCTTTGAAAGTGGATGTTTATCTCATTACCTAGTCACAGGATTTAGAAAAAGAGCTATAGATCCCCTATGTATGGATGCAAGGAAGCTGAGTACGATTCTTGCTTTGAAAATAAATAAGACAGACAAAAATGATGCACGAGGAATCGCAGAAGCCCTTCGATCAGGTATGTATACACGAGTACACTGTAAGCCCCAAGATTCAGTAGAAAAAAGCATTTTGTTAGTTTCCAGAAGAGCGCTAATTAAACAGCAAACGCAGTTAAAAAATACTGTAAGGGGCTTGCTTAAAAGTTACGGAATACGATTGGGATCTGTGGGATCCAAAAGATTTTCGTCTGTGGTTGTAAAGCAGATAGAAAAACAGGAAAAAAGTATTGTTCTGAGCATAACCTCTCTATTAAATACCTTTGATAAGGTAGTTGAGGAAGTAGAAAAACTGGATAAAGAAATGCTTAAGCTGGTCAGTCAAGATAAAGAAGTACAACGGCTTATGACAATCCCTGGCGTAGGACCTGTAACAGCATTAACCTATAAAACAGAAATTTTTGATCCCACTCGTTTTAACGATTCTAAATCAGTAGGAGCCTATCTTGGTATGACGCCTAAACAGTATGCCTCCGGAGAGGTGCAAAGACAGGGAAGAATTTCAAAATGTGGATCCAGTGAACTTAGATCTCTATTAGTTGAAGCCGGAATAGTAATGCTGACACGAAGTAAGAAATGGAGCAAGCTAAAAGCTTGGGGATTAAAAATCATGAGAAAAAAAGGAATGAAGAAAGCCGCCTTAGCAGTAGGTAGAAAGTTATCCGTAATTATGCATAAGATGCTGATTGAACAAAAAGAATTTATTTACGGTGAGCCAAAGGCAGCTTAAAAACGCATTTTTTTAGAAATAAAAACATTAGGAAAAGTGACTAAAATTTTTTGCAGGAGAAAACCGAAGAAATAGGTAAAGACGACAAATGAGTTGGCTCTTAGAAGCCGTAATATACATTGTCTTGCCCATTTCATTTCGGATAGCATAATGGAGCGAAGAATCTAAAATAGTTTTCTTCAAAAAGACTCCGCAGAGAACCCTGGACTTATCTCCCGCATTAAACTTTGCTGTCCTAAGATCTTAAAAAACGCCTTTTATTTTGCAAGCAAAATATCGGCTCGGAGAGCTTATGAAGAATTAAGAGAATTTATATTCCCCTTGTGTGCAATTAGAGAACTCGTTTATCTTTAAATTAAGATTTAACTAAGTAAAATTTCCTAGATAAAAGAGGCTGCAGTTCTTCCCGATATTTAGGAATGTTTTCAAAAAAGGCATAAATTGCCGTCTTGAAATCTAAGAATTTTTCATAATATCGATTATTGCGAACTTTTTTATTCATGAATCGCCAAAGGCGTTCAATCAGATTGAGATCGGGAGAATAAGGAGGTAAGAATTTGATTTCTACTCTGGATGTTTTTGGGTAATTTGCAACGGTTTTTGACCTATATTAGGCAGCATTATCGCATATAACCACGATTCTTTGTGCAAAAGGATACTTTTCTTCCCATTTTTTAAACAAATCAAGAGCAGATTGCGCATTGATAGAGTTGGAAGAAAGAGTTGTAAATTCTAAGCGCTTTACATCTAAAGCTCCATTGATATTGATACGTTTACGTCCTGTGTTCGTTAGCAATATAGCTTTAGATCCTTTTTCATACCATCCATAAGAGGGTTTCGAATTGTGTTGAGGATGAACCCCATCTAGAGAAAGCAGTTGATCTGTTTGAGCGAATTCTTTTTCCAATTCTTGTGAAAAAAGCTTTTTTGCTTCCTCATGCACTTTTCCAGGGATCAGCTTAGGCTTTTTATAGGTGAAGTTTAAGCGGTGCAGTAAAGAAACCATAGCTGATGGCGTATAACATATTCCAAAGCGGTCTTTGGCAAAATTAATGACTTGTTTAGCCGAATGGGGTGCTTCTTCTTTTACATAGATTTTTAGTTGCTCAAGCTGATTTTGACTGAGCCAGCAAGCTTTCCATGTATAGTTCAAATTTAGTAAGGCTTCTTTTCCGTCTTCTGAATAGATTTTATAATAACGTCTTATCGTATCGTCCTCGAGGAGTAAAGCATGTGCTACTTGTGGGTATGTCCACCCTTCATCTAACAATAAAATAGATTTGACTCTATCGCATAGCCTTTTATCCCGTTCATGGCGGTGACGGGCTTTAAGGATATCTTTTTGGTTTCTTGTGATAAAGTTCGCTTTTAGTTGCATATGAACAAAATTTATATCTCAATTCATTAGAAACTTTCAATAAGTTTAGCGCTTATAATGTCTTTTTTTTAATGGGTTTTAGTATATAGTAGTTCCGATTCAATCGTATAGAAAAATATAGGATTAATGACAAGTTTCAATTCGTTGACTTGAACCCCATTAAGCTAGCCGTTTGAATTGGCACTACTATATAAGCCATTTTAGATTAAATTTCTTGTGAAAACTAGTTGACTTTGCTCAGAGTTGTAATTATTTTTATAAAAAAAGAATGATAAGGGTATTTATGTTTCGATCCACGATTATATTTTTAGGCCGGGTTTGTATTAGTTTAATTTTTATAGCAACTGCTTTTCAAAAATTACTTGATTGGCAAGGAGCAGAGCAGCAGTTTATAACTGCTATACATAATTTAAGTGTGATAGGTGGGCAAAAGGAGTGGGTAAAACAAGGATTAGAAATGATTCTTTGTAGGTCATCGCTTGCCTTCTTTATGCAAACAATTATAGAGTTCCTAGGAGGTGTATGTATTTTTTTAGGGCTCTTTGTTCGCTTTGCAGCTTTTATTTTAGTTTTGATGGTCTTAGGGACAATACTGGTCTTTTATCCATTTTGGCTTGCATCAGGTATTGAGCGAGCATCGCAAATGACCTTGTTTTTACAACATTTAAGTATACTAGGAGGGCTTTTATTGTTGATGGGGTATAATCGAAGAAAAAAAGAAGTAATTATTCGTCATGATCCTATTATTCCGCCAAAAATAGATGATGTTTAGAGAATTTTACTTTTGTAAAATCCGCTTGAAGAAAATGATACCCTTTGGGTAGCTTTTTAGTAATAAAATAACTTTTTTGCTCATTTAGCAAATTAGAATTTAAAAATAATTTTTGAGGTATCTGTTGTCTTTCCCCTGTAAGCTATTAAGGAGTTCTGTTCTAACTATGCCGATTGTTGAAAGAAAACAACGCACTCTTCGAAAAAGTGTATCTATTTCAGGAATAGGGGTCTTTACCGGACAAGAAACCACTCTGACTTTTCATCCTTCTCTTGCAGACCAGGGGATTGTATTTCAGCGCACGGATCTGCTGAATGCGCCTAAGATTATCGCTTCGTTAGATTCTGTATACAGTACTCCTAGATGTACCATAATTGGTAACAAAAAGGCATCTATACAAATGGTTGAACATTTACTCGCTTCTTTGCGTGCTCACGAAATTGATAATGTATTCATTCAAGTCTCCGGTCCAGAAGTTCCTATATTGGATGGTAGTTCTAAAGATTTTTCTCAATTGATTGAAGAAACAGGTATAATAGAGTTAAGTGAAGAAAAAAAAATATTTTCTTTGCAATCACCTATATTCTGGTCCAATGAACAGGTTCAGATTATTGCAATTCCAGCTAATGAGTATCGGTTGAGTTATACTCTGCACTATCCTCATTGTTTAGGAATTGGTACGCAGTTTCATACGTTTGTTTTAAGCCAAGAGGAATTTGTTAAAGAAATTGCTTCTTGTCGCACTTTTTCTATTTATGAAGAAGTAGTTCCTATGATGGAAAAGGGGTTTATTAAAAGAGGCGGTTTAGAGAATGCAATTCTCGTAAAGGAAAATAAAGTGATTAATCCAGAAGGACTGCGTTATCCAAATGAAATGGCTCGTCATAAAATCTTAGATCTAATAGGGGATCTTTCTCTTATACCTATTTCCTTTTTAGCACATATTATCGCTATTCGTTCTGGACATACTTCTAATAATTTTTTTGCTAAATTGCTATATAATCAAATTAAAATGGAGAACTTTTGATGAGTGAAGCCCTTTCAGAGCAAAATATCGTTTTGAATATTAAGGAAATTGCCAAAATTTTGCCCCATCGTTATCCTTTCTTGCTCGTTGATAAAATCATTCACTTAAGCCTTGATGAGAATCGGATCGTTGGACAAAAAAGTGTTACGTTTAACGAACATTTCTTTCAAGGTCATTTCCCTGATGCTCCCATTATGCCCGGCGTTCTTGTATTGGAAGCTTTGGCTCAAACAGGAGGGATTTTAATTTACAAAAAAGGATTTCATGCAAAAACAGCTGTATTATTGAATATTCAAGATGCAAAGTTTCGCAAACCTGTTGTCCCAGGCGATATGTTAAGGCTAGAAGTATCCATGCTACACTTAAGTGGAAGTGGGGGGAAAATTTCAGCATGCGCAATAGTAAATGAGAAAGTAGTAACAGAAGCTAAAATTGGATTTGCGTTACTTGATAAAGATCAGCTTTAGCCTTAAATAATAAACATTAAAATTGGAAGTTCATGTCTCAGTCAAATATTCATCCTGCTGCTATCATCGAGCCCGGTGCAAAGATTGGTAGGAATGTTACAATTGAAGCGTATGCGATTATTAAAAAAAATGTTACGCTTGAAGATCATGTTGTTATTAAGTCTCATGCTTATATTGATGGTTATACCACAATTGGAAAAGGAACAATTGTATGGCCATCTGCAAGTATTGGCACAAAAACT
This is a stretch of genomic DNA from Candidatus Rhabdochlamydia oedothoracis. It encodes these proteins:
- a CDS encoding S-adenosylmethionine decarboxylase family protein — protein: MKNALHECITACEATLLHLHRFEPSGGISGIALLAESHKSIHSWPEKKYAAIDLLIDFLHNPLF
- a CDS encoding D-alanyl-D-alanine carboxypeptidase family protein gives rise to the protein MMRFIFLFILISRLANTALQVDISAKAAVLMNAETGAILYEKNADLPLYPASITKVITALYALEKRGDRLDQMVEISKEAVSSVSPQARRDKLGAHPPYRLEFGGSLMGLKAAELVSAKDLFYGLMLSSGNDAANALAEWVSGNIPQFMEELNEYVKSLGCKQTTLTTPHGLTHTHHKTTAYDMCLLTKKALEQLFFCEVVKTINYLKPASNKQPQAELLQHNSLLKPGKFYYPKAIGVKTGYTASSGYTIVAAAADQNRKMIVVLMGCDKLEQRYRDTIALFEAGFNEPKIKRTLFSKNFDVFSTIQKKSKSPIKAILHEDVVIHYYASEEPLIKPELEWKPIAFPIQPGQRLATLSLYDQNSQVLDVYPLYAMEKVNSTFYYQILDKCLSWSTNLKRSMSLLMLGLGIAVLFFSFVWVNRRA
- the rsmA gene encoding 16S rRNA (adenine(1518)-N(6)/adenine(1519)-N(6))-dimethyltransferase RsmA, whose product is MSIYKPSVLKEFLRFFHIHAKKALSQNFLIDGNIVRKIIDAAQIQAGDVVLEIGPGPGALTEALLTKGAIVTAIEKDSVFAEQLHRLQDLGNLTIEKEDFLLFDLEKFLDSKKNKIKVVANLPYHITTPILLTLLPHYDKIDALTFMVQKEYADRMIASSKTPHYSHLSLLVSFFCQAKLLFTINPSCFFPKPKVRSAVVHCRLNPPALKDDIDAFFFLTRSAFQQKRKMLRSSLKPLASSKFVEQVLQTMHLPITARPEELNLQEFISLFTQLKRVCLPKQN
- a CDS encoding RsmB/NOP family class I SAM-dependent RNA methyltransferase; this encodes MLPLDRFLKEYFRFHKAIGSKDRKVLCENIYSMVRWKGLLDYLCNKPISWEARYQKLIQIKPDHFFDNTQIPLHIRLSFPKELFSLIVESLGEEKARFFCRASNSIAPITVRVNLLKTSRKNLLKTWEKEFAATCGSFHTAIILPKRVNFFTLPEFKMGHFEVQDEASQRLADLVAVEPGQLVLDFCAGSGGKSLAIAPKMQGKGQLFLHDIRKHTLIEAKKRLKRAGVQNAQLLLPDSSQKKSLYEKFDWVLVDAPCSGTGTMRRNPDMKWRFTSKMFQKTLEEQRLIFKQALRFVKPGGHIVYMTCSVLRLENQEQTQYFKKTFLLNTISSSFSTLPLDSKDPDGFYGQVFVK
- a CDS encoding IS110 family transposase; the encoded protein is MKHYIGLDVSMKRTFICVLNEQGKIVHEGSEKTDPDLLADYFSKRDFQEIVVGFESGCLSHYLVTGFRKRAIDPLCMDARKLSTILALKINKTDKNDARGIAEALRSGMYTRVHCKPQDSVEKSILLVSRRALIKQQTQLKNTVRGLLKSYGIRLGSVGSKRFSSVVVKQIEKQEKSIVLSITSLLNTFDKVVEEVEKLDKEMLKLVSQDKEVQRLMTIPGVGPVTALTYKTEIFDPTRFNDSKSVGAYLGMTPKQYASGEVQRQGRISKCGSSELRSLLVEAGIVMLTRSKKWSKLKAWGLKIMRKKGMKKAALAVGRKLSVIMHKMLIEQKEFIYGEPKAA
- a CDS encoding IS630 family transposase; the encoded protein is MQLKANFITRNQKDILKARHRHERDKRLCDRVKSILLLDEGWTYPQVAHALLLEDDTIRRYYKIYSEDGKEALLNLNYTWKACWLSQNQLEQLKIYVKEEAPHSAKQVINFAKDRFGICYTPSAMVSLLHRLNFTYKKPKLIPGKVHEEAKKLFSQELEKEFAQTDQLLSLDGVHPQHNSKPSYGWYEKGSKAILLTNTGRKRININGALDVKRLEFTTLSSNSINAQSALDLFKKWEEKYPFAQRIVVICDNAA
- a CDS encoding DoxX family protein, yielding MFRSTIIFLGRVCISLIFIATAFQKLLDWQGAEQQFITAIHNLSVIGGQKEWVKQGLEMILCRSSLAFFMQTIIEFLGGVCIFLGLFVRFAAFILVLMVLGTILVFYPFWLASGIERASQMTLFLQHLSILGGLLLLMGYNRRKKEVIIRHDPIIPPKIDDV
- the lpxC gene encoding UDP-3-O-acyl-N-acetylglucosamine deacetylase: MPIVERKQRTLRKSVSISGIGVFTGQETTLTFHPSLADQGIVFQRTDLLNAPKIIASLDSVYSTPRCTIIGNKKASIQMVEHLLASLRAHEIDNVFIQVSGPEVPILDGSSKDFSQLIEETGIIELSEEKKIFSLQSPIFWSNEQVQIIAIPANEYRLSYTLHYPHCLGIGTQFHTFVLSQEEFVKEIASCRTFSIYEEVVPMMEKGFIKRGGLENAILVKENKVINPEGLRYPNEMARHKILDLIGDLSLIPISFLAHIIAIRSGHTSNNFFAKLLYNQIKMENF
- the fabZ gene encoding 3-hydroxyacyl-ACP dehydratase FabZ, encoding MSEALSEQNIVLNIKEIAKILPHRYPFLLVDKIIHLSLDENRIVGQKSVTFNEHFFQGHFPDAPIMPGVLVLEALAQTGGILIYKKGFHAKTAVLLNIQDAKFRKPVVPGDMLRLEVSMLHLSGSGGKISACAIVNEKVVTEAKIGFALLDKDQL